A genome region from Solirubrobacter pauli includes the following:
- the metF gene encoding methylenetetrahydrofolate reductase [NAD(P)H]: MRIDERIASGTEPAFSFEFFPPKTDEGEANLETALHELARLEPTFVSVTYGAGGTPAERGKTIDIVSSIKATHGLEAMAHFTCVGASVDELRAVLDRMRDAGIENVLALRGDPPAGVDAKNWVAADGGLRYSRELIELIRADYDFAIGAACFPEVHLAAESAESDLRYTREKVDAGARFLVTQLFFDNDLYYDFVARARDAGIDVPIIPGIMPITNVKQVKRFTEMCGATIPPGLLRELELRSDQPDAVADFGVAYATMQCADLLANGAPGIHFYTLNRSPSTRAILSALRCLAPWRKAVSA; this comes from the coding sequence ATGCGCATCGACGAACGGATCGCGAGCGGGACCGAGCCGGCCTTCTCGTTCGAGTTCTTCCCGCCCAAGACCGATGAGGGCGAGGCGAACCTCGAGACGGCGCTGCACGAGCTCGCGCGTCTCGAGCCGACGTTCGTGTCGGTGACCTACGGCGCCGGCGGCACGCCCGCCGAGCGCGGCAAGACGATCGACATCGTCAGCTCGATCAAGGCCACCCACGGCCTGGAAGCGATGGCGCACTTCACCTGCGTCGGCGCGTCGGTCGACGAGCTGCGCGCCGTGCTGGACCGGATGCGCGACGCCGGCATCGAGAACGTCCTGGCCCTGCGCGGCGACCCGCCGGCGGGCGTGGACGCCAAGAACTGGGTCGCGGCCGACGGCGGCCTGCGCTACTCCCGCGAGCTGATCGAGCTGATCCGCGCGGACTACGACTTCGCGATCGGAGCGGCGTGCTTCCCCGAGGTGCACCTGGCCGCCGAGTCGGCCGAGTCGGACCTGCGCTACACGCGGGAGAAGGTCGACGCCGGCGCGCGCTTCCTCGTCACGCAGCTGTTCTTCGACAACGACCTCTACTACGACTTCGTCGCCCGCGCGCGCGACGCCGGCATCGACGTCCCGATCATCCCGGGCATCATGCCGATCACCAACGTCAAGCAGGTCAAGCGCTTCACGGAGATGTGCGGCGCCACGATCCCGCCCGGCCTGCTGCGCGAGCTCGAGCTGCGCTCGGACCAGCCCGACGCGGTCGCCGACTTCGGCGTCGCCTACGCGACGATGCAGTGCGCCGACCTGCTGGCCAACGGCGCGCCCGGCATCCACTTCTACACGCTCAACCGCTCGCCCTCGACGCGCGCGATCCTCTCCGCCCTGCGCTGCCTGGCGCCGTGGCGGAAGGCCGTCAGCGCCTAG
- a CDS encoding MBL fold metallo-hydrolase, which produces MRKPTRPREVGRGERVLPGVWRLRLPLDLPGVPHVNAWALKAGSGIVLVDTGMHDRGTMAHLEQALDRTGHRVSDIQLIVVTHAHIDHCGQAPPLAKRAGCEVWMHPRWALHAHEDLDESIDIALLSGVPEGPLRQWADARRGMGTGQAGELYSDKDLVPGVTFETDAGVWQVVETPGHAPSHVCLHQPEQRVLLTGDHLLGRVSQYFDVGYTPDPVGEFLESLTVVEGLDARLALAGHARPFTDIQAHIDANRVEVESKLQATRAALADGPRSAYEVARVVYGETFNADMASWLITLTRAWLVHLARLGEILNDGGDPVEHWRLAS; this is translated from the coding sequence GTGCGCAAGCCGACCCGACCACGCGAGGTGGGCCGGGGCGAGCGCGTGCTGCCCGGCGTGTGGCGGCTGCGGCTCCCCCTCGACCTCCCTGGCGTCCCCCATGTGAACGCCTGGGCCCTGAAGGCCGGCAGCGGCATCGTGCTGGTCGACACCGGCATGCACGACCGCGGGACGATGGCCCATCTCGAGCAGGCGCTCGACCGGACGGGCCACCGCGTGTCGGACATCCAGCTGATCGTCGTCACCCACGCCCACATCGACCACTGCGGCCAGGCGCCGCCGCTGGCCAAGCGCGCCGGCTGCGAGGTGTGGATGCACCCCAGGTGGGCGCTGCACGCGCACGAGGACCTGGACGAGTCGATCGACATCGCGCTGCTCAGCGGCGTGCCGGAGGGGCCGCTGCGCCAGTGGGCGGACGCCCGGCGCGGGATGGGCACCGGCCAGGCGGGCGAGCTCTACAGCGACAAGGACCTCGTCCCCGGGGTGACGTTCGAGACCGACGCGGGCGTCTGGCAGGTGGTCGAGACACCCGGCCACGCGCCCTCGCACGTGTGCCTGCACCAGCCCGAGCAGCGCGTCCTGCTCACCGGGGATCATCTGCTCGGGCGCGTCTCGCAGTACTTCGACGTCGGCTACACGCCCGACCCCGTCGGCGAGTTCCTCGAGTCCCTCACGGTCGTGGAGGGCCTCGACGCCCGCCTCGCGCTCGCCGGTCACGCCCGCCCGTTCACGGACATCCAGGCCCACATCGACGCCAACCGCGTCGAGGTCGAGAGCAAATTGCAGGCCACGCGCGCCGCGTTGGCGGACGGTCCGCGGTCGGCCTACGAGGTCGCCCGCGTCGTCTACGGGGAGACGTTCAACGCCGACATGGCGAGCTGGCTGATCACGTTGACGCGCGCCTGGCTCGTGCACCTGGCACGGTTGGGCGAGATCCTCAATGATGGTGGAGATCCCGTGGAGCACTGGCGCCTCGCCTCGTAG
- a CDS encoding sensor domain-containing diguanylate cyclase, translated as MARYDKPDTRVHDALRRIGPLPVLSGTVSRIRTLANDPDGTTTDLVQVIESDEAFSANLLRYANSAANARPIRARTIRQAVTLLGRRALVRIALEAETYRFLERFPGGAHLSRGQLHVHAVTVAGYASTTADLRGAHTDTAHLAGLLHDVGKLLMPAAFGVQPLEDIAAEAPFGSPRAQLERKLLGLDHAQAGALLVGLSEPADDVTRAIAYHHGGPTGLAVPSDETACVVVADVLAHMVTGGDPDRELLAIALDRLGATPDLLDEVAEKAGVIAPAGAAGDLASAVGRLEAAAHTDDLTGLHNRRSWIDTVRRELEAGTGGALLLCDVDGFKTVNDAHGHRAGDLVLTEVARVLARHGVAGRLGGDEFGLWVREGESAGRQTAEAIMQEVSNTLPVELVTGASPLGITVGLAQTPGDGAEVMDLLEAADRELYAARPGGRRAG; from the coding sequence ATGGCCCGCTACGACAAGCCCGACACCCGCGTACACGACGCGCTGAGGCGCATCGGCCCGCTGCCCGTGCTGAGCGGGACGGTGTCCCGGATCCGCACGCTGGCCAACGATCCCGACGGGACGACGACCGACCTCGTGCAGGTCATCGAGTCCGACGAGGCGTTCAGCGCGAACCTCCTGCGCTACGCGAACTCCGCCGCGAACGCCCGGCCGATCCGGGCGCGCACGATCCGCCAGGCGGTGACGCTGCTCGGCCGCCGCGCGCTCGTGCGGATCGCGCTCGAGGCTGAGACCTACCGCTTCCTGGAGCGCTTCCCGGGCGGCGCGCACCTGAGCCGCGGGCAGCTGCACGTGCACGCGGTGACCGTCGCCGGATACGCCTCGACCACCGCTGACCTGCGCGGCGCGCACACCGACACCGCGCACCTGGCCGGGCTGCTGCACGACGTCGGCAAGCTGTTGATGCCGGCGGCGTTCGGGGTCCAGCCGCTGGAGGACATCGCGGCCGAGGCGCCGTTCGGCTCCCCCCGCGCGCAGCTCGAGCGCAAGCTCCTCGGGCTCGACCACGCCCAGGCCGGCGCGCTGCTCGTCGGGCTGAGCGAGCCCGCCGACGACGTCACGCGCGCGATCGCCTATCACCACGGCGGCCCGACCGGCCTCGCCGTGCCGTCGGACGAGACGGCCTGCGTGGTCGTCGCCGACGTGCTGGCGCACATGGTCACCGGCGGCGACCCGGACCGCGAGCTGCTCGCGATCGCCCTCGACCGGCTGGGCGCGACGCCGGACCTGCTCGACGAGGTGGCCGAGAAGGCCGGCGTGATCGCCCCGGCGGGCGCCGCCGGGGACCTCGCCTCCGCCGTCGGCCGCCTGGAGGCCGCCGCCCATACCGACGACCTGACCGGCTTGCACAACCGCCGCAGCTGGATCGACACGGTCCGGCGCGAGCTCGAGGCCGGCACCGGGGGCGCGCTGCTGCTGTGCGACGTCGACGGCTTCAAGACCGTCAACGACGCCCACGGACACCGCGCCGGCGACCTCGTCCTGACCGAGGTCGCCCGCGTCCTCGCCCGCCACGGCGTCGCCGGCCGCCTCGGTGGCGACGAGTTCGGCCTCTGGGTCCGCGAGGGCGAGTCCGCCGGCCGTCAGACGGCCGAGGCGATCATGCAGGAGGTCTCCAACACCCTGCCGGTCGAGCTCGTGACGGGCGCGAGCCCGCTCGGCATCACCGTCGGCCTGGCGCAGACGCCCGGGGACGGCGCCGAGGTCATGGACCTGCTCGAGGCCGCCGACCGCGAGCTCTACGCCGCCCGCCCCGGCGGCCGCCGCGCCGGCTAG